One part of the Peromyscus eremicus chromosome 18, PerEre_H2_v1, whole genome shotgun sequence genome encodes these proteins:
- the LOC131895328 gene encoding olfactory receptor 6C4-like: MLGIKNQTLTEFILLGLTDAPELQICVFLFLLLTYILSIMGNLTIIILTLLDSHLQTPMYFFLRNFSFLEISFTSTFTPRMLFSISTGIKTISFAGCFTQYFFAIFLGATEFCLLTAMSYDRYVAICKPLHYTTIMSNRVCTLLVLCSWLSGFLVILFPIIMTSQLDFCASNVLNHYYCDYGPLIEIACSDTRLLERFDFLLAVVTLIVTLVLVILSYTRIIRTILKIPSAQQRKKAFSTCSSHMVVISLSYGSCIFMYIKPSATEGVAFNKGVAVLNTSVAPLLNPFIYTLRNKQVKQAFSDVIRKIMHLYSF; this comes from the coding sequence ATGTTAGGAATTAAAAATCAGACTTTAACTGAATTCATCCTGCTGGGACTCACAGATGCACCAGAGCTTCAAAtctgtgttttcctgtttctcctcctcACATATATTCTCAGCATTATGGGAAATCTCACCATCATCATCCTCACACTGCTGGATTCCCACCTCCAGacacccatgtacttcttcctcaggAACTTCTCCTTCCTGGAAATCTCCTTCACATCCACTTTTACTCCTCGAATGCTCTTCAGCATCTCTACAGGAATTAAGACCATCAGCTTTGCTGGCTGCTTCACTCAGTACTTCTTTGCCATCTTTTTAGGAGCCACTGAATTCTGCCTTCTGACTGCCAtgtcctatgaccgctatgtggccatctgcaaacCCCTGCACTACACCACCATCATGAGCAACAGGGTCTGCACCCTGCTGGTCCTCTGCTCTTGGCTGAGTGGCTTCCTAGTCATCTTATTCCCAATCATCATGACCAGTCAGCTGGACTTCTGTGCATCCAATGTGCTCAATCATTATTACTGTGACTATGGACCCCTCATAGAAATAGCTTGTTCAGACACAAGGCTGCTAGAACGCTTTGACTTTCTCTTAGCAGTTGTGACCTTGATAGTCACCCTGGTGCTGGTGATTCTCTCCTACACTCGCATCATCAGGACCATTCTGAAGATCCCTTCTGCACAGCAGAGGAAGAAGGCCTTTTCCACATGTTCCTCCCACATGGTTGTCATCTCCCTCTCTTATGGAAGCTGCATCTTCATGTACATAAAGCCTTCAGCAACAGAAGGAGTTGCCTTCAATAAGGGTGTGGCTGTACTCAATACCTCAGTTGCCCCTTTACTGAACCCGTTCATTTACACTCTAAGGAATAAGCAAGTAAAACAAGCTTTCAGTGATGTGATCAGAAAAATAATGcatctttattcattttag
- the LOC131895330 gene encoding olfactory receptor 6C4-like encodes MKNQTFNEFILLGLTDAPELQICVFLFLLLTYILSIMGNLTIIILTLLDSHLQTPMYFFLRNFSFLEISFTSTFTPRMLFSISTGIKTISFAGCFTQYFFAIFLGATEFCLLTAMSYDRYVAICKPLHYTTIMSNRVCTLLVLCSWLSGFLIILLPIILTSQLDFCASNVLNHYCCDYGPLIEIACSDTRLLELFDFVLAIVTLIVTLVLVILSYTRIIRTILKIPSAQQRKKAFSTCSSHMVVISLSYGSCIFMYIKPSATEGVAFNKGVAVLNTSVAPLLNLFIYTLRNKQVKQAFNDVIRKIMHLYSF; translated from the coding sequence ATGAAAAATCAGACTTTCAATGAATTCAttctcctgggactcacagatGCACCAGAGCTTCAAATATGTGTtttcctgtttctcctcctcACATATATTCTCAGCATTATGGGAAATCTCACCATCATCATCCTCACACTGCTGGATTCCCACCTCCAGacacccatgtacttcttcctcaggAACTTCTCCTTCCTGGAAATCTCCTTCACATCCACTTTTACTCCTCGAATGCTCTTCAGCATCTCTACAGGAATTAAGACCATCAGCTTTGCTGGCTGCTTCACTCAGTACTTCTTTGCCATCTTTTTAGGAGCCACTGAATTCTGCCTTCTGACTGCCAtgtcctatgaccgctatgtggctaTCTGCAAACCCCTGCACTACACCACCATCATGAGCAACAGGGTCTGCACCCTGCTGGTCCTCTGCTCTTGGCTGAGTGGCTTCCTAATCATCTTACTCCCAATCATCTTGACCAGTCAGCTGGATTTCTGTGCATCTAATGTGCTCAATCATTATTGCTGTGACTATGGACCCCTCATAGAAATAGCTTGTTCAGACACAAGGCTGCTGGAACTCTTTGATTTTGTCTTAGCAATTGTGACCTTGATAGTCACCCTGGTGCTGGTGATTCTCTCCTACACTCGCATCATCAGGACCATTCTGAAGATCCCTTCTGCACAGCAGAGGAAGAAGGCCTTTTCCACATGTTCCTCCCACATGGTTGTCATCTCCCTCTCTTATGGAAGCTGCATCTTCATGTACATAAAGCCTTCAGCAACAGAAGGAGTTGCCTTCAATAAGGGTGTGGCTGTACTCAATACCTCAGTTGCCCCTTTACTGAACCTGTTCATTTACACTCTAAGGAATAAGCAAGTAAAACAAGCTTTCAATGATGTGATCAGAAAAATAATGcatctttattcattttag